A single Oryza brachyantha chromosome 8, ObraRS2, whole genome shotgun sequence DNA region contains:
- the LOC102722699 gene encoding RNA-binding protein 1-like isoform X3, whose translation MAAENYWRFADARQQQAMVAAAAAAAAAGMAPTAATVATAGTAAAGMPPQAAMGQQAAAAPPLKRARPDYGDVPAGQDMTGYYPRETDRAAGYHALRENEAIGASYDRYLRNGMPSVAASETTRPVVAGMGAMGGMGGYPVDDRRMIGVGMDSRGMGYGARPEPPLPADASSTLYVEGLPANCTRREVSHIFRPFVGFREVRLVNKESRHPGGDPHVLCFVDFDNPAQATLALEALQVHLVAKEVSTKDFVKDHPYY comes from the exons ATGGCCGCCGAGAACTACTGGAGGTTCGCCGACGCGCGGCAGCAGCAGGCCatggttgcggcggcggcggcggccgccgccgcggggatGGCccccacggcggcgacggtcgCGACGGCCGGCACGGCCGCCGCGGGCATGCCCCCTCAGGCCGCCATGGGGCAGCaggccgctgccgcgccgccgctcaagCGCGCGCGCCCCGACTACGGAG ATGTGCCTGCAGGACAAGACATGACCGGTTATTATCCACGTGAGACTGACAGGGCAGCAGGTTATCATGCACTGAGAGAGAATGAAGCTATTGGAGCATCCTATGATCGCTACTTGCGTAATGGG ATGCCTTCTGTTGCTGCTAGTGAAACCACTAGGCCAGTTGTTGCTGGGATGGGGGCAATGGGTGGAATGGGTGGCTATCCTGTTGACGATCGCCGTATGATTGGTGTTGGTATGGACAGCAGAGGTATGGGCTATGGTGCAAGGCCTGAGCCTCCTCTCCCAGCAGATGCATCAAGCACTCTGTATGTTGAAGGCTTACCTGCAAACTGCACACGGAGGGAGGTGTCAC ATATATTTCGCCCTTTTGTAGGTTTTCGTGAAGTCAGACTTGTCAACAAGGAGTCAAGACAC CCTGGTGGAGATCCTCATGTTTTGTGCTTTGTTGATTTTGATAACCCTGCGCAAGCTACTCTTGCTCTTGAAGCATTGCAAG TACATTTAGTTGCAAAGGAAGTGAGCACAAAGGACTTTGTTAAAGATCATCCCTACTACTAG
- the LOC102722699 gene encoding RNA-binding protein 1-like isoform X2, with translation MAAENYWRFADARQQQAMVAAAAAAAAAGMAPTAATVATAGTAAAGMPPQAAMGQQAAAAPPLKRARPDYGDVPAGQDMTGYYPRETDRAAGYHALRENEAIGASYDRYLRNGMPSVAASETTRPVVAGMGAMGGMGGYPVDDRRMIGVGMDSRGMGYGARPEPPLPADASSTLYVEGLPANCTRREVSHIFRPFVGFREVRLVNKESRHPGGDPHVLCFVDFDNPAQATLALEALQGYKFDEHDRDSAHLRLQFSRFPGPRSAGGPRGRR, from the exons ATGGCCGCCGAGAACTACTGGAGGTTCGCCGACGCGCGGCAGCAGCAGGCCatggttgcggcggcggcggcggccgccgccgcggggatGGCccccacggcggcgacggtcgCGACGGCCGGCACGGCCGCCGCGGGCATGCCCCCTCAGGCCGCCATGGGGCAGCaggccgctgccgcgccgccgctcaagCGCGCGCGCCCCGACTACGGAG ATGTGCCTGCAGGACAAGACATGACCGGTTATTATCCACGTGAGACTGACAGGGCAGCAGGTTATCATGCACTGAGAGAGAATGAAGCTATTGGAGCATCCTATGATCGCTACTTGCGTAATGGG ATGCCTTCTGTTGCTGCTAGTGAAACCACTAGGCCAGTTGTTGCTGGGATGGGGGCAATGGGTGGAATGGGTGGCTATCCTGTTGACGATCGCCGTATGATTGGTGTTGGTATGGACAGCAGAGGTATGGGCTATGGTGCAAGGCCTGAGCCTCCTCTCCCAGCAGATGCATCAAGCACTCTGTATGTTGAAGGCTTACCTGCAAACTGCACACGGAGGGAGGTGTCAC ATATATTTCGCCCTTTTGTAGGTTTTCGTGAAGTCAGACTTGTCAACAAGGAGTCAAGACAC CCTGGTGGAGATCCTCATGTTTTGTGCTTTGTTGATTTTGATAACCCTGCGCAAGCTACTCTTGCTCTTGAAGCATTGCAAG GTTATAAGTTTGACGAACACGATCGTGATTCAGCCCATTTGCGGCTGCAGTTCTCACGCTTTCCTGGCCCGAGGTCAGCTGGCGGCCCTCGTGGTAGGCGTTAA
- the LOC102722699 gene encoding RNA-binding protein 1-like isoform X1: MAAENYWRFADARQQQAMVAAAAAAAAAGMAPTAATVATAGTAAAGMPPQAAMGQQAAAAPPLKRARPDYGDVPAGQDMTGYYPRETDRAAGYHALRENEAIGASYDRYLRNGMPSVAASETTRPVVAGMGAMGGMGGYPVDDRRMIGVGMDSRGMGYGARPEPPLPADASSTLYVEGLPANCTRREVSHIFRPFVGFREVRLVNKESRHPGGDPHVLCFVDFDNPAQATLALEALQGEHTYICRYGLCCFADILTLYFENMHLSRIHVHSPFSLSSPLWKLVVVLLFLSR; encoded by the exons ATGGCCGCCGAGAACTACTGGAGGTTCGCCGACGCGCGGCAGCAGCAGGCCatggttgcggcggcggcggcggccgccgccgcggggatGGCccccacggcggcgacggtcgCGACGGCCGGCACGGCCGCCGCGGGCATGCCCCCTCAGGCCGCCATGGGGCAGCaggccgctgccgcgccgccgctcaagCGCGCGCGCCCCGACTACGGAG ATGTGCCTGCAGGACAAGACATGACCGGTTATTATCCACGTGAGACTGACAGGGCAGCAGGTTATCATGCACTGAGAGAGAATGAAGCTATTGGAGCATCCTATGATCGCTACTTGCGTAATGGG ATGCCTTCTGTTGCTGCTAGTGAAACCACTAGGCCAGTTGTTGCTGGGATGGGGGCAATGGGTGGAATGGGTGGCTATCCTGTTGACGATCGCCGTATGATTGGTGTTGGTATGGACAGCAGAGGTATGGGCTATGGTGCAAGGCCTGAGCCTCCTCTCCCAGCAGATGCATCAAGCACTCTGTATGTTGAAGGCTTACCTGCAAACTGCACACGGAGGGAGGTGTCAC ATATATTTCGCCCTTTTGTAGGTTTTCGTGAAGTCAGACTTGTCAACAAGGAGTCAAGACAC CCTGGTGGAGATCCTCATGTTTTGTGCTTTGTTGATTTTGATAACCCTGCGCAAGCTACTCTTGCTCTTGAAGCATTGCAAGGTGAACATACTTATATTTGTAGATATGGATTATGTTGTTTTGCAgatattttgactctttacTTTGAAAACATGCACCTTTCACGTATACATGTGCATTCCCCATTTTCTCTATCCTCGCCTCTTTGGAAATTGGTCGTGGTTTTGCTTTTCTTATCTAGATGA
- the LOC102711091 gene encoding probable 6-phosphogluconolactonase 3, chloroplastic, giving the protein MSTSAAAASAAAASSTCATLLRRSSPPSRVPANLRGSLPSRSLSSPSSSRAPVSPVYAAASASPDGSRGTAAAARKKLLIFDAEEYLAESLAKYTARLSGESVAERGAFTVALSGGSLIKALRKLAEPPYLEAVEWSKWHVLWVDERVVPKDHADSNYKLAMDGLLSKVPIPASQIYGINDALSAEGAADDYETCLKQLVQDGVIAMSQVTGFPKLDLVLLGMGPDGHVASLFPGHPIVNEKQKWVSYIKDSPKPPPERITFTLPLVNSSAHIALVVTGAGKAGAVHKAFSEKKSSSDLLPVEMVSLQEGLITWFTDKPAVSMLSSI; this is encoded by the exons atgtccacctccgccgccgccgcctccgccgccgcggcctcctcgaCCTGCGCCACCCTCCTCCGTCGCTCGTCTCCGCCGTCCAGGGTCCCGGCGAACCTCCGTGGATCTTTACCCTCCCGATCTTTGTCATCCCCCTCCTCGTCCCGCGCTCCCGTTTCGCCGGTCTACgccgcggcctcggcctcgcccgACGGCTCCCGTgggacggcggccgcggcgaggaaGAAGCTGCTCATATTCGACGCCGAGGAGTACCTCGCGGAGTCTCTGGCCAAGTACACGGCGCGGCTGTCGGGGGAGTCCGTCGCCGAGAGGGGCGCCTTCACCGTCGCGCTCTCCGGCGGCTCGCTCATCAAGGCCCTCAG GAAGCTAGCGGAGCCGCCGTACCTGGAGGCGGTGGAGTGGAGCAAATGGCATGTGCTCTGGGTGGACGAGAGGGTGGTGCCCAAGGACCACGCTGACAGCAACTACAAGCTCGCCATGGATGGGTTGCTTTCCAAG GTGCCAATTCCTGCCAGCCAAATTTATGGCATAAATGATGCGCTGTCAGCGGAGGGGGCTGCGGATGACTATGAAACTTGTTTAAAGCAACTAGTTCAGGATGGTGTGATTGCAATGTCACAAGTAACTGGATTTCCCAAGCTTGATCTTGTGCTTCTGGGGATGGGCCCTGATGGCCATGTTGCCTCTCTCTTCCCTGGTCATCCAATTGTCAACGAAAAACAGAAGTGGGTCAGCTACATCAAGGATTCACCCAAGCCACCACCAGAGCGAATTACATTTACTTTACCCTTGGTCAACTCGTCGGCACACATCGCACTTGTGGTCACTGGTGCTGGGAAAGCTGGTGCAGTGCATAAAGCGTTTTCAGAGAAGAAAAGCTCTTCAGACTTGCTGCCTGTGGAGATGGTATCTCTGCAAGAGGGACTGATCACTTGGTTCACTGACAAACCAGCAGTGTCAATGCTGTCCAGCATCTGA
- the LOC102710807 gene encoding protein LEAD-SENSITIVE 1-like, giving the protein MGLLSHRVERSEVKPGDHIYTWRAAFTYSHHGIYVGGSKVVHFTRKKEAGASGLDSAIAVSSLISQGAAECPTFPDCGFQLPDSGVVLTCLDCFLRDGSLHGFEYGVPPAVFLAKLRGGTCTIAASDSPDTVVRRAMYLLQNGFGNYDVFENNCEDFALYCKTGLLPADEPGIGRSGQASSAIGVPLAALLSTPFKLLAAGPLGMAAVTAGMYCAGRYITDIGVRKDVVKVEVENLSAHLGWRRAKAQEEEELAMKKQPSHAKVNKSLLPLKRKRDYTYCEIMS; this is encoded by the exons atggggcTGCTGTCGCACCGGGTGGAGCGGTCGGAGGTAAAGCCCGGCGACCACATCTACACCTGGCGCGCCGCCTTCACCTACTCCCACCACG GGATTTACGTTGGAGGAAGCAAGGTGGTGCATTTCACGAGGAAGAAGGAGGCAGGAGCGTCGGGGCTGGACTCGGCGATCGCCGTGTCGAGCCTCATCTCGCAGGGGGCAGCAGAGTGCCCGACCTTCCCGGACTGCGGCTTCCAGCTGCCCGACAGCGGCGTCGTCCTCACCTGCCTCGACTGCTTCCTCCGCGACGGCTCCCTGCACGGCTTCGAGTACGGCGTCCCGCCGGCGGTGTTCCTCGCCAAGCTCCGCGGCGGGACGTgcaccatcgccgcctccgacTCGCCGGACACCGTCGTCCGCCGCGCCATGTACCTGCTCCAGAACGGCTTCGGCAACTACGACGTGTTCGAGAACAACTGCGAGGACTTCGCGCTCTACTGCAAGAcgggcctcctccccgccgacgAGCCGGGGATCGGCCGGAGCGGCCAGGCGTCGTCGGCCATCGGCGTGCCGCTGGCGGCCCTCCTCTCCACCCCTTTCAAGCTGCTCGCGGCCGGCCCGCTCGGCATGGCCGCTGTCACCGCCGGGATGTACTGCGCCGGCAGGTACATCACCGACATCGGGGTGAGGAAGGACGTCGtgaaggtggaggtggagaacCTGTCGGCGCATCTTGGCTGGCGTCGCGCCAAAgcccaagaagaagaagaattggCCATGAAAAAACAGCCTTCCCATGCCAAGGTCAACAAGAGTTTGCTTCCTCTCAAGCGAAAACGTGACTACACATACTGTGAAATTATGAGCTGA